TTGTCGGCCTCGACATCTTCGGGCCCGAGCTCGACGCAGGCTCCGAGATAGGTGTTCATCGAGCGTTCGCCGTCGGGGGTGACGAAGATCATCGAGCGCGCCGTCGGCGGCTCGCCCTCGAGCGGCTTGGTGTCGAAGGCGACGCCCTGCGCATGGATGTCGTGCGCATAGATTTCGCCCAGCGCGTCATTGGAAACCTTGCCGAAGAAGGCGGCTCGGCCGCCGAAGCTGGCAACGCCGGCCGCCGTGTTGCCGGCGCTGCCGCCGGAGGCCTCGATCGCCGGGCCCATGCGGCTGTAGAGCAGCTCGGCGCGGTGGGTGTCGATGAGGTTCATCGCGCCCTTGATGATGCCGTTGGTCTCGAGGAATTCCTCCTCGCATTGGGCGATGATGTCGACAATGGCATTGCCGATGCAAAGCACGTCATAATCCGGCATCAATGTCTCCGCCAAAAACCGAGCCGGCTTCTTGCCACGCCCGCGCGGGTCTACAGCATGACCCCGAAAATTGGCAACCGATTTTCCGTCGTTGCCGGCGTGGCGGCGATGACCGTTCCCTGTCGACAAGGCGTAAAGCTGTGGTCCTTGCAAATTGGGGTCCACGTGGTGCGCGTCAACAGCCAGGCGCTACGACAATTCGACCGTGGCCGAAGCACTTCTTCGCGGCGTTGGCTAGAACAAGTCCGATTGCACCCCGAAGGCGACAAGTCCATGTCCGCAAAAAACGATACGACAACCGACCTGGCGTTGCTCGGCCTGTTGGCGGTGCTGTGGGGCGCCTCCTACACCTTCATCAAGATCGGCGTCCAAACGATCCCGCCGGTCACCTTCATTGCCGCCCGCACCTTGATTGCCGGCGGCATCCTGTTCGCCATCATCCGCTGGCGCGGGCTCGCCATGCCGAGCGATGCGGCCACGTGGCGTCGCTTTGCCTTCCAGGCCTGCCTCAACAGCGTGATCCCTTTCACGCTCATCGCGGCCGCCGAGCGCTCGGTCGACGCCGGCCTCGCCACCATCCTCAATGCGACTTCGCCGATCTTCACCTTCCTGCTGACCGCGCTGATCACCCGCCATGAGCCGGTTACGGTGCGCAAGCTGATCGGTGTCGGCGCCGGCATTGCCGGCATCTGCCTCATCGTCGGCACCGAGGCGCTGGGCGGCCTCGGTCACGAGCTGTGGGCGCAGGTCGCCATCGTCGTGGCAACAATCTGCTACGCCGGTGCCGCGATCTTCGGCCGTGGCTTCAAGG
The genomic region above belongs to Mesorhizobium sp. B4-1-4 and contains:
- a CDS encoding DMT family transporter, which gives rise to MSAKNDTTTDLALLGLLAVLWGASYTFIKIGVQTIPPVTFIAARTLIAGGILFAIIRWRGLAMPSDAATWRRFAFQACLNSVIPFTLIAAAERSVDAGLATILNATSPIFTFLLTALITRHEPVTVRKLIGVGAGIAGICLIVGTEALGGLGHELWAQVAIVVATICYAGAAIFGRGFKGLDPMLPAAGSMLCGAVMLVPLSLVVDQPWTLTPSTASILALLGLSVFSTALAFVIYFRLIHTLGSVGTTSQAYLRVPIGVGIGAVFLGESLGPTAWAGMAFVVAGVAAMTIPVRKPAFAR